The following are from one region of the Planctomonas sp. JC2975 genome:
- a CDS encoding adenosylhomocysteinase, whose amino-acid sequence MSADLAFARIALRRFARATNLLVPGRSFTVLGDEGRADALRGLLRSCGGRESVASPDYLFATTETSWQRAAGFGSPIVVDVAGSLTAEISGRAAPSTRDGILRLDGIDVVPAFPSLPAQAPLPAAPGRIAWAGAHMPLTASFAADLKRDELLNGRRIAVSMVLEPKTAVLALALRDAGADVHVFSHRYETDEPVAAHLGELGIPVFADARGDAATDRTLALRLLDTDPDVLIDDGAHVIRLAHKARPELVTRMIGAAEETTSGVRAIRALGDGLRMPVVAVNDAVTKTRFDNRYGTGQSCVFALADTLESVAGLVPATDSFDDAVVAVLGFGPVGQGVAQFARALGARVRVADVDPRAELEARYAGYSTGAAAEILPGADIVFSATGVARTITAELVRLLDEAVLAVAGGVDDEIEVDRLRRSAHTARAGDHVETFTFDDGRVVTVVDDGECVNITAGEGNPIEIMDLSFAAQLQALRTLLTGRDLPPELMPLPVEADREIARRALPHRRAGQLPAGPCGEGAAS is encoded by the coding sequence GTGTCCGCCGACCTCGCCTTCGCACGCATCGCGTTGCGCCGTTTCGCGCGCGCGACGAATCTGCTCGTGCCAGGGCGATCGTTCACCGTGCTCGGCGACGAGGGACGAGCGGATGCTCTCCGCGGGCTCCTGAGATCGTGCGGCGGCCGGGAGTCGGTCGCCTCGCCCGACTACCTGTTCGCCACGACGGAGACGTCGTGGCAGCGCGCGGCGGGGTTCGGGTCTCCGATCGTCGTCGACGTGGCGGGATCGCTGACCGCGGAGATCTCCGGCCGCGCCGCCCCTTCCACCAGGGACGGCATCCTCCGTCTCGACGGGATCGACGTCGTGCCCGCGTTCCCGTCGCTTCCCGCCCAGGCTCCGCTCCCGGCGGCACCCGGCCGGATCGCCTGGGCGGGCGCACACATGCCGCTCACCGCGTCCTTCGCGGCGGATCTGAAGCGCGACGAGCTGCTCAACGGGCGGCGGATCGCGGTCTCCATGGTGCTGGAGCCGAAGACGGCCGTCCTGGCGCTCGCGCTGCGCGACGCCGGCGCCGACGTGCACGTCTTCTCGCATCGCTACGAGACGGACGAACCCGTTGCCGCCCACCTGGGTGAACTGGGCATCCCGGTGTTCGCGGATGCGCGCGGTGACGCCGCAACGGACCGCACCCTCGCACTTCGACTGCTCGACACGGATCCCGACGTGCTCATCGACGACGGCGCGCACGTCATCCGGCTCGCGCACAAGGCCCGGCCGGAACTCGTCACCCGCATGATCGGTGCAGCGGAGGAGACGACCAGCGGGGTGCGCGCGATCCGCGCGCTCGGCGACGGACTCCGCATGCCCGTCGTCGCGGTGAACGACGCCGTCACCAAGACCCGCTTCGACAACCGTTACGGAACAGGGCAGTCCTGCGTGTTCGCGCTCGCCGACACCCTCGAATCCGTTGCGGGTCTCGTTCCTGCGACGGACTCGTTCGACGACGCCGTGGTGGCGGTGCTCGGCTTCGGACCCGTCGGGCAGGGCGTCGCGCAATTCGCGAGGGCGCTGGGCGCACGGGTGCGTGTGGCCGACGTGGACCCCCGCGCGGAACTCGAGGCTCGGTACGCGGGATATTCGACGGGTGCGGCAGCGGAGATCCTGCCCGGCGCCGACATCGTCTTCTCCGCGACGGGGGTCGCCCGCACGATCACGGCCGAGCTCGTGCGGCTGCTGGACGAGGCCGTCCTGGCCGTCGCCGGAGGCGTGGATGACGAGATCGAGGTGGACCGCCTTCGCCGGTCGGCGCACACGGCGCGAGCCGGGGATCACGTCGAGACCTTCACGTTCGACGACGGGCGCGTCGTGACCGTCGTCGACGATGGCGAGTGCGTGAACATCACGGCAGGCGAAGGCAACCCGATCGAGATCATGGATCTTTCGTTCGCCGCGCAGTTGCAGGCGCTGCGCACACTGCTCACGGGCCGTGACCTGCCGCCGGAGCTGATGCCGCTCCCGGTCGAAGCCGACCGCGAGATCGCGCGGCGTGCCCTGCCGCACCGGCGCGCCGGTCAGCTGCCCGCCGGTCCGTGCGGTGAAGGAGCGGCCTCGTGA